From a single Kitasatospora sp. NBC_00458 genomic region:
- the eccE gene encoding type VII secretion protein EccE → MPGQTAPGRHDTARGGGARRPGRSTRPGSAPSAPDRSAGPVPVRIHPRPGLLGGRPRLQQIVLVEVALALTAVGWTICRPAAAAFGAVALALLALALVPVRGRTAPEALRVRAALRARRRRARADGPPAGTDPALAPVLELEPALRTCTHTTETDSGGRPVRRETGMVGDGTFLSTVLLVQAEDLPLRPARTARPLPLDVVCSVLRVDDITLESVQLVQHTQPAPAPHLPEQSLAAHAYRELANGTATPALRLTWVALRLDPERAATAVRARGGGEEGARKALQRATDQLAGRLNSAGFNATVLDERELIAALGTSTCANPLATAGRQGTAGGIGSGRRAQESSRFWRVDDRWHSTYWISRWPRLGRPGGPPGPIAVPDLVNLLTGAPALASTFSLTAGHGTGGSVTISGHVRVTGRSESEADRTGRQVEARARSTGLGLTRLDLEQGPGMLATLPLGGTS, encoded by the coding sequence TGCCAGGCCAGACCGCTCCAGGACGTCACGACACGGCACGGGGCGGCGGGGCACGGCGCCCCGGCCGAAGTACGCGCCCCGGCTCCGCGCCCTCCGCCCCCGACCGGTCCGCCGGCCCCGTACCGGTCCGCATCCACCCCCGGCCCGGACTGCTCGGCGGCCGGCCGAGGCTCCAGCAGATCGTCCTGGTCGAGGTCGCCCTGGCACTGACCGCGGTCGGCTGGACGATCTGCCGGCCGGCCGCCGCCGCGTTCGGCGCGGTCGCCCTCGCCCTGCTGGCGCTCGCCCTCGTCCCGGTCCGCGGCCGCACCGCCCCGGAGGCGCTGCGGGTGCGCGCCGCCCTGCGGGCCCGCCGCAGGCGCGCCCGGGCCGACGGCCCGCCCGCCGGCACCGACCCGGCGCTCGCCCCCGTGCTGGAGCTGGAACCCGCGCTGCGCACCTGCACCCACACCACCGAGACCGACTCCGGCGGCCGCCCCGTCCGCCGGGAGACCGGCATGGTCGGCGACGGCACCTTCCTCAGCACCGTCCTGCTCGTCCAGGCCGAGGACCTCCCGCTGCGCCCGGCCCGCACCGCCCGGCCGCTGCCGCTGGACGTCGTCTGCTCCGTGCTGCGGGTCGACGACATCACCCTGGAGTCCGTCCAGCTGGTCCAGCACACCCAGCCGGCGCCCGCACCGCACCTGCCCGAGCAGTCGCTCGCCGCCCACGCCTACCGGGAACTCGCGAACGGCACCGCCACCCCCGCCCTGCGGCTCACCTGGGTGGCGCTCAGGCTCGACCCCGAGCGGGCGGCCACCGCGGTACGCGCCCGGGGCGGCGGGGAGGAGGGCGCCCGCAAGGCGCTCCAGCGGGCCACCGACCAGCTCGCCGGGCGGCTGAACAGCGCCGGCTTCAACGCGACGGTCCTCGACGAACGCGAACTGATCGCCGCGCTCGGCACCTCCACCTGCGCCAACCCGCTGGCCACGGCCGGCCGCCAGGGCACCGCCGGCGGCATCGGCAGCGGGCGGCGGGCCCAGGAGAGCAGCCGGTTCTGGCGGGTCGACGACCGGTGGCACAGCACCTACTGGATCTCCCGCTGGCCCCGGCTGGGCCGCCCCGGAGGCCCCCCGGGCCCGATCGCCGTCCCCGACCTGGTGAACCTGCTCACCGGCGCACCGGCGCTGGCCAGCACCTTCAGCCTCACCGCCGGACACGGCACCGGCGGCTCGGTGACGATCAGCGGCCACGTCCGGGTGACCGGGCGCAGCGAGAGCGAGGCGGACCGGACCGGGCGCCAGGTGGAGGCCCGGGCCCGGAGCACCGGCCTCGGGCTGACCCGGCTCGACCTCGAACAGGGCCCCGGCATGCTCGCCACCCTGCCACTGGGAGGCACGTCCTGA